One window from the genome of Phocoena phocoena chromosome 15, mPhoPho1.1, whole genome shotgun sequence encodes:
- the SPSB3 gene encoding SPRY domain-containing SOCS box protein 3 isoform X1 has protein sequence MARRPRSSRAWHFVLSAARRDADARAVALAGSTNWGYDSDGQHSDSDSDPEYASLPSSIPSAVPVTGESFCDCDSQSEAFCGSLHAAHRGRDCRCGEEDEYFDWVWDDLNKSSATLLSCDNRKVNFHMEYSCGTAAIRGTKELGEGQHFWEIKMTSPVYGTDMMVGIGTSDVDLDKYHHTFCSLLGRDEDSWGLSYTGLLHHKGDKMSFSSRFGQGSIIGVHLDTWHGTLTFFKNRKCIGVAATKLQNKRFYPMVCSTAAKSSMKVIRSCASITSLQYLCCYRLRQLRPDSGDTLEGLPLPPGLKQVLHHKLGWVLSMSCGHRKPPTPSPMANPSSPETRRCQRKRCRRT, from the exons ATGGCCAGGCGCCCACGGAGCAGCAGAGCTTGGCATTTTGTCCTGAGTGCAGCTCGCCGAGATGCAGATGCCCGGGCTGTGGCTCTGGCAGGGTCCACCAACTGGGGCTACGACTCTGATGGGCAG CACAGCGACTCAGATTCCGACCCCGAGTATGCATCTCTGCCGTCATCCATCCCCAGCGCCGTGCCTGTGACTGGGGAGTCCTTCTGCGACTGTGACAGTCAGAGCGAGGCCTTCTGCGGCAGTCTGCACGCCGCCCACCGGGGCAGGGACTGCCGCTGCGGGGAGGAGGACGAGT ATTTTGACTGGGTCTGGGATGACCTGAATAAGTCCTCGGCCACCCTGCTGAGCTGTGACAACCGGAAGGTCAACTTCCACATGGAGTACAGCTGTGGCACAGCGGCCATCCGGGGTAccaaggagctgggggagggccaGCACTTCTGGGAGATCAAGATGACCTCACCCGTCTATGGCACTGACATG ATGGTGGGCATCGGGACATCGGACGTGGACCTGGACAAGTACCACCACACGTTCTGCAGCCTGCTCGGCCGGGACGAGGACAGCTGGGGCCTCTCCTACACGG GCCTCCTCCACCACAAGGGCGACAAGATGAGCTTCTCCTCCCGGTTCGGCCAGGGCTCCATCATTGGCGTGCACCTGGACACCTGGCATGGGACGCTGACCTTTTTTAAGAACAGGAAGTGCATAG gagtgGCAGCCACCAAGCTGCAGAACAAGAGGTTCTACCCAATGGTGTGCTCCACGGCAGCCAAGAGCAGCATGAAGGTGATCCGCTCCTGTGCCAGCATCACCTCCCTGCAATACCTGTGCTGCTACCGCCTGCGCCAGCTGCGGCCTGACTCTGGGGACACGCTCGAGGGCCTGCCTCTGCCACCCGGCCTCAAGCAGGTGCTGCACCACAAGCTGGGCTGGGTCCTGAGCATGAGCTGTGGCCACCGCAAGCCCCCCACACCCTCGCCCATGGCCAATCCCAGCAGCCCTGAGACCCGGCGCTGCCAGAGGAAGCGCTGCCGAAGGACCTAG
- the SPSB3 gene encoding SPRY domain-containing SOCS box protein 3 isoform X2, giving the protein MAFHALYLGFIKVLGHWSEILPTMARRPRSSRAWHFVLSAARRDADARAVALAGSTNWGYDSDGQHSDSDSDPEYASLPSSIPSAVPVTGESFCDCDSQSEAFCGSLHAAHRGRDCRCGEEDEYFDWVWDDLNKSSATLLSCDNRKVNFHMEYSCGTAAIRGTKELGEGQHFWEIKMTSPVYGTDMMVGIGTSDVDLDKYHHTFCSLLGRDEDSWGLSYTGLLHHKGDKMSFSSRFGQGSIIGVHLDTWHGTLTFFKNRKCIGVAATKLQNKRFYPMVCSTAAKSSMKVIRSCASITSLQYLCCYRLRQLRPDSGDTLEGLPLPPGLKQVLHHKLGWVLSMSCGHRKPPTPSPMANPSSPETRRCQRKRCRRT; this is encoded by the exons ATGGCATTCCACGCTCTCTACCTGGGTTTCATCAAGGTACTCGGACACTGGAGTGAG ATCCTGCCCACCATGGCCAGGCGCCCACGGAGCAGCAGAGCTTGGCATTTTGTCCTGAGTGCAGCTCGCCGAGATGCAGATGCCCGGGCTGTGGCTCTGGCAGGGTCCACCAACTGGGGCTACGACTCTGATGGGCAG CACAGCGACTCAGATTCCGACCCCGAGTATGCATCTCTGCCGTCATCCATCCCCAGCGCCGTGCCTGTGACTGGGGAGTCCTTCTGCGACTGTGACAGTCAGAGCGAGGCCTTCTGCGGCAGTCTGCACGCCGCCCACCGGGGCAGGGACTGCCGCTGCGGGGAGGAGGACGAGT ATTTTGACTGGGTCTGGGATGACCTGAATAAGTCCTCGGCCACCCTGCTGAGCTGTGACAACCGGAAGGTCAACTTCCACATGGAGTACAGCTGTGGCACAGCGGCCATCCGGGGTAccaaggagctgggggagggccaGCACTTCTGGGAGATCAAGATGACCTCACCCGTCTATGGCACTGACATG ATGGTGGGCATCGGGACATCGGACGTGGACCTGGACAAGTACCACCACACGTTCTGCAGCCTGCTCGGCCGGGACGAGGACAGCTGGGGCCTCTCCTACACGG GCCTCCTCCACCACAAGGGCGACAAGATGAGCTTCTCCTCCCGGTTCGGCCAGGGCTCCATCATTGGCGTGCACCTGGACACCTGGCATGGGACGCTGACCTTTTTTAAGAACAGGAAGTGCATAG gagtgGCAGCCACCAAGCTGCAGAACAAGAGGTTCTACCCAATGGTGTGCTCCACGGCAGCCAAGAGCAGCATGAAGGTGATCCGCTCCTGTGCCAGCATCACCTCCCTGCAATACCTGTGCTGCTACCGCCTGCGCCAGCTGCGGCCTGACTCTGGGGACACGCTCGAGGGCCTGCCTCTGCCACCCGGCCTCAAGCAGGTGCTGCACCACAAGCTGGGCTGGGTCCTGAGCATGAGCTGTGGCCACCGCAAGCCCCCCACACCCTCGCCCATGGCCAATCCCAGCAGCCCTGAGACCCGGCGCTGCCAGAGGAAGCGCTGCCGAAGGACCTAG